A DNA window from Hevea brasiliensis isolate MT/VB/25A 57/8 unplaced genomic scaffold, ASM3005281v1 Scaf7, whole genome shotgun sequence contains the following coding sequences:
- the LOC110660105 gene encoding 40S ribosomal protein S24-1-like: MADKAVTIRTRKFMTNRLLSRKQFIVDVLHPGRPNVSKVELKEKLASLYEVKDPNTIFVFKFRTHFGGGKSTGFGLIYDSVENAKKYEPKYRLIRNGLDTNVEKSRKQLKERKNRAKKVRGVKKTKASDAAKGGKKK; the protein is encoded by the exons ATGGCGGACAAGGCAGTTACGATTCGTACCAGGAAGTTCATGACTAACCGCCTCCTATCGAGGAAGCAATTC ATAGTTGATGTTCTTCACCCTGGGAGACCCAATGTTTCCAAG GTGGAGCTGAAGGAGAAGCTAGCAAGCTTATATGAGGTGAAGGATCCCAATACAATTTTTGTGTTTAAGTTCAGGACTCACTTTGGAGGCGGTAAATCCACTGGGTTTGGGTTGATTTATGATTCAGTTGAGAATGCAAAGAAGTACGAGCCCAAGTACAGACTCATCAGG AATGGACTTGACACTAACGTAGAGAAGTCAAGGAAGCAACTGAAGGAGAGAAAGAACAGGGCCAAGAAGGTTCGCGGAGTAAAGAAG ACGAAGGCTAGTGATGCTGCCAAGGGAGGAAAAAAGAagtga
- the LOC110660115 gene encoding microtubule-binding protein TANGLED has product MVARTPPKLRRIAAPLNPVLIRETVKKVDKCMARLQELQYTVAGGHKVISGVSLSPRSTRGYLRTSLRCKQESLRIKSATPRKSPVGKFPASVVGEWQRMSLPAMLVGETVGEILQASQFAREIVAAVACKTKKTPPEDPKTPMTQDRKQRPNHENTELKSKRKKEKQNKLQSIRSETTSPSLQRARSRINFKVSPPKKREMEKENSAKYLANRVSPRNRPWAKKTILFPNPLFLSTDSNQQQKFCRTRSPVISRNKQTTPHKFLIKSPPSASKLQVKIKSPPLVSLSPTGAANLSKKSPTRAANSSKKSPKVSTASKLRRSFSPSRLANRLVSPLKSRKSVQKNDGLMGGFKQRPVSMPRRFSLGRI; this is encoded by the exons ATGGTAGCCAGAACCCCACCAAAGCTGAGGAGAATTGCGGCACCTCTCAATCCTGTTCTGATTAGAGAAACCGTAAAGAAG GTGGATAAATGCATGGCTAGATTGCAAGAGCTCCAATACACAGTGGCAGGTGGGCATAAGGTGATATCTGGGGTTAGTCTCAGTCCTAGAAGTACCAGAGGTTATCTAAGAACTAGTCTCAGGTGCAAGCAAGAATCTTTGAG GATCAAGAGTGCTACGCCTAGGAAATCTCCGGTGGGCAAGTTTCCGGCAAGTGTAGTAG GGGAATGGCAGCGAATGTCATTACCAGCTATGCTAGTAGGAGAAACTGTGGGAGAAATTCTACAAGCAAGCCAATTTGCAAGAGAAATTGTCGCAGCAGTTGCCTGCAAAACCAAGAAAACCCCCCCAGAAGACCCTAAAACCCCAATGACCCAAGACAGGAAACAGAGGCCAAACCATGAAAACACTGAACTCAAGTCCAAGAGGAAGAAGGAAAAGCAAAATAAACTGCAATCCATTCGATCAGAAACCACTTCTCCATCTCTTCAAAGAGCTCGATCACGCATTAACTTTAAGGTTTCACCCCcaaagaagagagaaatggagaaAGAAAACTCTGCTAAATATTTGGCAAATAGAGTTTCTCCCAGGAATAGGCCATGGGCTAAAAAGACTATACTGTTTCCAAACCCTTTGTTCCTTTCTACAGATTCTAATCAGCAGCAGAAGTTCTGCAGAACAAGGTCTCCTGTGATTTCTAGAAATAAACAGACTACTCCACATAAGTTCTTGATAAAGTCCCCACCTTCGGCTTCCAAGCTTCAAGTGAAGATCAAGAGCCCACCATTGGTTTCCCTGTCACCTACTGGAGCTGCAAACTTGAGCAAGAAATCACCTACTAGAGCTGCAAACTCGAGCAAGAAATCTCCAAAGGTGTCCACTGCTTCAAAATTGCGTAGGTCATTTTCTCCTTCAAGATTGGCTAACAGATTGGTATCTCCATTGAAGAGCAGGAAAAGTGTACAGAAGAATGATGGTTTAATGGGTGGATTTAAACAGCGTCCGGTTTCAATGCCAAG